In the genome of Triticum urartu cultivar G1812 chromosome 5, Tu2.1, whole genome shotgun sequence, one region contains:
- the LOC125556642 gene encoding uncharacterized protein LOC125556642 gives MELANMCGSLTNDALFIFIVSQIYFILMICFIYRILTKHSNEKSLVKAVKRHFIAEHLFSDQHQDGPLFSWRQRHSYVDSSFVEREKETEANNSAVARSISGQTIVDTVSYNQIEKDPLACIGSPDINKLSVDKSTILTRQQLQAHRS, from the exons ATGGAGCTAGCTAACATGTGTGGATCATTAACTAATGatgctttatttattttcattGTCAGTCAAATATATTTTATATTAATGATTTGTTTCATTTACAGAATACTTACTAAGCATAGCAACGAAAAATCACTGGTTAAAGCTGTTAAAAGGCACTTCATAGCTGAGCATCTGTTCAGTGATCAGCATCAAGATGGTCCACTTTTCAGCTGGCGCCAACGCCATTCATATGTGGATAGCAGTTTTGTGGAAAGGGAGAAGGAGACTGAAGCAAATAACTCTGCCGTGGCCAGATCAATTTCTGGACAGACAATTGTAGACACTGTGAGTTACAACCAA ATTGAAAAGGATCCATTGGCTTGTATTGGCTCTCCAGACATCAACAAGCTCTCGGTGGACAAAAGCACCATTCTGACGAGACAACAGCTGCAAGCCCACAGAAGTTAA